The following coding sequences are from one Clostridioides difficile ATCC 9689 = DSM 1296 window:
- a CDS encoding transcriptional regulator, giving the protein MIVGIIGPSDSGFKIKDDLKQIDSDLKTKIYVREKVVDTIEVISKCEDECDAIIFTGCAVYEFIKSKYEISKPHSFVPRSGTSIMKAFWAIKSANIKLDKFSIDVVDRYVVEDALKEFDIKATSVFCNPFSLEVGESELVEWHIKLFEENKTDIMLTGFGAVYNELKERGYPVFRLQATIQLIKESYDKVKSEYALSKARFSQIAVEILSLIDYKEKIDNYYSDMIKKSDMDKLVVNYVRSIQGSLFLLGRNDYVVFVHKGVADNEYNYDKLFNLKREIKDMGFSLSIGIGTGVTAYQAENNAHKALRHSIDSKEIGIYLVDEDENIRGPLASENELNYSLMLSDEKVIEISKKTGMSCESVAKIIAINENRKSKIYDSKELAEYLNVSERSARRILNKIVNAGLGRICAKETSIGGGRPKNITEILF; this is encoded by the coding sequence ATGATAGTGGGTATTATAGGTCCTTCAGACTCTGGGTTTAAGATAAAGGATGATTTAAAACAGATAGACAGTGATTTAAAGACTAAAATATATGTAAGAGAAAAAGTAGTAGATACAATAGAAGTTATTTCTAAATGTGAAGACGAATGTGATGCTATTATATTTACAGGATGTGCAGTTTATGAATTTATAAAATCTAAGTATGAGATAAGTAAGCCACATTCATTTGTACCGAGAAGTGGGACGAGTATAATGAAGGCATTTTGGGCAATAAAAAGTGCAAATATAAAATTAGATAAATTCAGTATAGATGTAGTTGATAGATATGTTGTGGAAGATGCACTTAAAGAATTTGATATTAAAGCAACGAGTGTATTTTGTAATCCATTTTCTTTGGAAGTAGGAGAGTCTGAACTTGTAGAATGGCATATAAAATTATTTGAAGAAAATAAGACGGATATAATGTTAACTGGTTTTGGTGCAGTATATAATGAATTAAAAGAAAGAGGCTATCCTGTATTTCGTTTACAAGCTACTATACAATTAATCAAAGAAAGTTATGACAAGGTAAAGAGTGAATATGCTCTAAGTAAGGCAAGATTTTCTCAAATTGCTGTTGAAATATTGAGTTTAATAGATTATAAAGAGAAGATAGATAACTATTATTCTGACATGATAAAAAAATCAGATATGGATAAGCTTGTAGTAAACTATGTAAGAAGCATTCAAGGTTCCTTATTTTTACTTGGAAGAAATGATTATGTTGTATTTGTTCATAAAGGGGTAGCTGATAATGAGTATAATTATGATAAGCTATTCAATCTAAAGAGAGAGATAAAAGACATGGGCTTTTCTCTTAGTATAGGAATTGGTACTGGAGTAACTGCGTATCAGGCTGAAAATAATGCACATAAAGCATTAAGACACTCCATAGATTCAAAAGAAATTGGTATATATTTGGTAGATGAAGATGAAAACATAAGAGGACCTTTAGCTTCCGAAAATGAATTAAATTATTCTTTGATGCTATCTGATGAAAAGGTAATCGAAATATCTAAAAAGACTGGAATGAGTTGTGAGTCAGTTGCAAAAATTATTGCTATAAATGAGAATAGAAAAAGTAAGATTTATGATTCAAAAGAGTTAGCAGAGTATCTAAATGTAAGTGAAAGAAGTGCAAGACGTATATTAAATAAAATAGTAAATGCAGGTTTAGGTCGAATATGTGCAAAAGAGACTAGTATTGGTGGAGGAAGACCAAAAAATATTACTGAAATACTGTTTTAA
- a CDS encoding M20/M25/M40 family metallo-hydrolase → MLDKNRLINNFMDMVRIDSPSNQELEMSKWLVNYLKERNIDAIIDDAGEKYGGNTGNVIAYIKGEEGSRPLCLCAHMDQVQPCLGVKPILDGNVVRSDGTTTLGADDKAGIAAILEALEHVITEKIPHRDIYLCFTICEEAGMHGVKNFNPDNLPCKDMVILDSGGAIGSIAYKAPAQQSIKISFHGKKAHAGIEPEKGLNAILVASHAISNMHIGRIDSLTTSNIGKIEGGGATNIVTDKVTLTAEIRSHIPETLEYELNHMEKCCKDAASKFNTTYTFEHNMSYPSFELSRDSHVFKLSEEAIRQVGIVPNPMVIGGGSDANILANLGYNCAILSLGMYDVHTVNEYVNIDELYDTAKIVYHMIKL, encoded by the coding sequence ATGTTAGATAAAAATAGACTTATAAATAATTTTATGGATATGGTTAGAATTGATAGCCCATCTAATCAAGAATTAGAAATGTCTAAGTGGTTGGTAAACTACTTAAAAGAAAGAAATATAGACGCCATTATAGATGATGCAGGTGAAAAATATGGTGGCAATACAGGTAATGTCATTGCCTATATAAAAGGTGAAGAAGGAAGTAGACCACTTTGTTTATGTGCACACATGGACCAAGTTCAACCTTGTTTAGGTGTAAAACCAATACTAGATGGTAATGTAGTTAGAAGTGATGGAACTACTACACTTGGTGCAGATGATAAAGCTGGAATAGCTGCTATACTTGAAGCTTTAGAACATGTTATTACAGAAAAAATACCACATAGAGATATTTATCTTTGTTTTACAATCTGTGAGGAAGCTGGTATGCATGGTGTCAAAAACTTTAATCCTGACAACTTGCCTTGTAAAGATATGGTGATTTTAGATTCTGGTGGAGCTATTGGTTCGATAGCATACAAAGCTCCTGCTCAACAATCTATAAAAATCTCTTTTCATGGAAAGAAAGCACATGCTGGTATAGAACCTGAAAAAGGGTTAAATGCTATATTAGTAGCCTCTCATGCAATAAGCAACATGCACATAGGCAGAATAGATTCATTGACTACTTCAAATATAGGTAAAATAGAAGGTGGTGGAGCTACAAACATAGTAACTGATAAGGTTACATTGACTGCTGAAATTAGGTCTCATATACCTGAAACTTTAGAGTATGAGCTTAATCATATGGAAAAATGTTGTAAGGATGCTGCATCTAAATTTAATACTACTTATACTTTTGAACATAATATGTCTTACCCTAGTTTTGAACTTAGTAGAGATAGTCACGTTTTCAAGTTAAGTGAAGAAGCAATAAGACAAGTTGGTATTGTTCCAAATCCAATGGTAATTGGTGGTGGAAGTGACGCAAATATATTAGCTAATCTTGGATATAATTGTGCTATATTAAGTCTAGGTATGTATGATGTACACACAGTTAATGAATATGTAAATATAGACGAATTATATGATACTGCCAAAATAGTTTATCATATGATTAAATTATAA